In one window of Mauremys reevesii isolate NIE-2019 linkage group 22, ASM1616193v1, whole genome shotgun sequence DNA:
- the PTPN18 gene encoding tyrosine-protein phosphatase non-receptor type 18 isoform X2: MSRLDQTLRAFLGAEPGPARLGQEFQDIKAQASAFRQQQGFSAEAGGRKENIKKNRYKDILPYDQTRVVLNLCTDEGQTDYINASFIQGVNNKRCYIATQGPLPHTVLDFWRMIWEYEVKVIVMACREVEMGKKKCERYWPLKQEPLQIGPFSIIQIKEQELNPDVIVRTLSVSFQNEERPLTHFQYVAWPDRGIPDNYSHFLEMIEHVRLKQGDDPAPICVHCSAGCGRTGVICILEHVRHLLLQQSIPPNFSIFDIVLAMRKQRPSAVQTLEQYEFLFHAVAEMFRAALATAKYENLKQNQLPLYDDAVSLRRPAPLNKHNSVLRSISVPSEPTPDLPPKMSDTYAVVNKFRRGGGPAAASSQETRPGGGSPEWSPIDPSGFGGLQASYSLPGSPVKRLPPSPSCKYTPHSTSAGDTSPRDPPSPCPSPGRGKTLLHTTKPAGFVASPQKKASSSPRLESTDSYEAVDPSPGRGCSPLASPGNGLGYNFRIGKPKGPRDPPAEWTRL; encoded by the exons ATGAGCCGCCTGGACCAGACGCTGCGGGCGTTCCTGGGCGccgagcccggcccggcccggctgggCCAGGAGTTCCAG GACATCAAGGCCCAAGCCAGCGCCTTCCGGCAGCAACAGGGGTTCTCCGCGGAGGCCGGGGGCAGGAAAGAGAACATCAAGAAGAACCGGTATAAAGACATCCTGCCAT ACGATCAGACCCGGGTCGTTCTGAATCTCTGCACGGACGAAGGGCAGACGGACTATATCAATGCCAGCTTCATCCAG GGGGTGAATAACAAGCGATGCTACATCGCGACCCAGGGGCCGCTGCCTCACACCGTCCTGGATTTCTGGCGCATGATTTGGGAGTACGAGGTGAAG gtAATTGTCATGGCCTGTCGGGAGGTGGAGATGGGGAAG AAAAAGTGTGAACGCTACTGGCCACTGAAGCAAGAACCGCTGCAAATCGGGCCCTTCTCCATCATCCAG ATCAAGGAGCAGGAGCTGAATCCAGACGTGATAGTCCGCACGCTGAGCGTCAGCTTCCAGAAC GAGGAGCGGCCCCTCACCCATTTCCAGTACGTGGCCTGGCCGGACCGCGGGATCCCGGACAATTACAGCCATTTCCTGGAGATGATTGAGCATGTGCGATTGAAACAGGGGGACGACCCAGCCCCCATCTGCGTGCACTGCag CGCTGGCTGTGGCCGGACCGGCGTGATCTGCATCTTGGAGCACGTGCGACACCTCCTCCTCCAACAG AGCATCCCCCCGAATTTCAGCATTTTCGACATCGTCCTAGCGATGAGAAAGCAGAGACCGTCGGCCGTCCAGACGCTG GAGCAGTACGAGTTCCTGTTCCACGCCGTGGCCGAGATGTTCCGCGCCGCCCTGGCCACCGCCAAGTACGAGAACCTCAAGCAG AACCAGCTGCCCCTGTACGACGACGCCGTGTCCCTGCGCCGCCCTGCGCCCCTCAACAAACACAACAGCGTCTTACG gagcATCTCGGTGCCGTCCGAGCCCACCCCGGACCTGCCCCCCAAGATGAGTGACACCTACGCGGTGGTGAACAAGTTCCGGCGGGGGGGCGGGCCGGCGGCGGCCTCCTCCCAGGAGACCAGGCCTGGCGGGGGCAGCCCCGAGTGGTCCCCCATCGACCCCAGCGGCTTCGGGGGGCTGCAGGCCAGCTACTCCCTGCCCGGGAGCCCCGTGAAAcgcctgccacccagccccagctgcaaaTACACCCCCCACTCCACCAGCGCAG GTGACACCAGCCCCCGGGACCCCCCttcgccctgccccagccctgggcgcgGGAAGACCCTGCTGCACACTACGAAACCCGCG GGTTTTGTGGCATCTCCCCAGAAGAAGG CCTCCAGCTCCCCCCGCCTTGAGTCTACGGACAGCTACGAGGCCGTGGACCCCTCCCCTGGAAGGGGCTGCAGCCCCCTCGCCTCCCCGGGCAACGGTCTCG gctATAACTTCCGCATTGGGAAGCCAAAGGGACCCCGCGACCCCCCAGCAGAGTGGACCCGGCTCTAG
- the PTPN18 gene encoding tyrosine-protein phosphatase non-receptor type 18 isoform X3: MCSCFPGCPAPEVAASQCQDIKAQASAFRQQQGFSAEAGGRKENIKKNRYKDILPYDQTRVVLNLCTDEGQTDYINASFIQGVNNKRCYIATQGPLPHTVLDFWRMIWEYEVKVIVMACREVEMGKKKCERYWPLKQEPLQIGPFSIIQIKEQELNPDVIVRTLSVSFQNEERPLTHFQYVAWPDRGIPDNYSHFLEMIEHVRLKQGDDPAPICVHCSAGCGRTGVICILEHVRHLLLQQSIPPNFSIFDIVLAMRKQRPSAVQTLEQYEFLFHAVAEMFRAALATAKYENLKQNQLPLYDDAVSLRRPAPLNKHNSVLRSISVPSEPTPDLPPKMSDTYAVVNKFRRGGGPAAASSQETRPGGGSPEWSPIDPSGFGGLQASYSLPGSPVKRLPPSPSCKYTPHSTSAGDTSPRDPPSPCPSPGRGKTLLHTTKPAGFVASPQKKASSSPRLESTDSYEAVDPSPGRGCSPLASPGNGLGYNFRIGKPKGPRDPPAEWTRL; this comes from the exons ATGTGCAGCTGTTTCCccggctgccccgccccagaggtggctgcatctcagtgccag GACATCAAGGCCCAAGCCAGCGCCTTCCGGCAGCAACAGGGGTTCTCCGCGGAGGCCGGGGGCAGGAAAGAGAACATCAAGAAGAACCGGTATAAAGACATCCTGCCAT ACGATCAGACCCGGGTCGTTCTGAATCTCTGCACGGACGAAGGGCAGACGGACTATATCAATGCCAGCTTCATCCAG GGGGTGAATAACAAGCGATGCTACATCGCGACCCAGGGGCCGCTGCCTCACACCGTCCTGGATTTCTGGCGCATGATTTGGGAGTACGAGGTGAAG gtAATTGTCATGGCCTGTCGGGAGGTGGAGATGGGGAAG AAAAAGTGTGAACGCTACTGGCCACTGAAGCAAGAACCGCTGCAAATCGGGCCCTTCTCCATCATCCAG ATCAAGGAGCAGGAGCTGAATCCAGACGTGATAGTCCGCACGCTGAGCGTCAGCTTCCAGAAC GAGGAGCGGCCCCTCACCCATTTCCAGTACGTGGCCTGGCCGGACCGCGGGATCCCGGACAATTACAGCCATTTCCTGGAGATGATTGAGCATGTGCGATTGAAACAGGGGGACGACCCAGCCCCCATCTGCGTGCACTGCag CGCTGGCTGTGGCCGGACCGGCGTGATCTGCATCTTGGAGCACGTGCGACACCTCCTCCTCCAACAG AGCATCCCCCCGAATTTCAGCATTTTCGACATCGTCCTAGCGATGAGAAAGCAGAGACCGTCGGCCGTCCAGACGCTG GAGCAGTACGAGTTCCTGTTCCACGCCGTGGCCGAGATGTTCCGCGCCGCCCTGGCCACCGCCAAGTACGAGAACCTCAAGCAG AACCAGCTGCCCCTGTACGACGACGCCGTGTCCCTGCGCCGCCCTGCGCCCCTCAACAAACACAACAGCGTCTTACG gagcATCTCGGTGCCGTCCGAGCCCACCCCGGACCTGCCCCCCAAGATGAGTGACACCTACGCGGTGGTGAACAAGTTCCGGCGGGGGGGCGGGCCGGCGGCGGCCTCCTCCCAGGAGACCAGGCCTGGCGGGGGCAGCCCCGAGTGGTCCCCCATCGACCCCAGCGGCTTCGGGGGGCTGCAGGCCAGCTACTCCCTGCCCGGGAGCCCCGTGAAAcgcctgccacccagccccagctgcaaaTACACCCCCCACTCCACCAGCGCAG GTGACACCAGCCCCCGGGACCCCCCttcgccctgccccagccctgggcgcgGGAAGACCCTGCTGCACACTACGAAACCCGCG GGTTTTGTGGCATCTCCCCAGAAGAAGG CCTCCAGCTCCCCCCGCCTTGAGTCTACGGACAGCTACGAGGCCGTGGACCCCTCCCCTGGAAGGGGCTGCAGCCCCCTCGCCTCCCCGGGCAACGGTCTCG gctATAACTTCCGCATTGGGAAGCCAAAGGGACCCCGCGACCCCCCAGCAGAGTGGACCCGGCTCTAG
- the PTPN18 gene encoding tyrosine-protein phosphatase non-receptor type 18 isoform X1 — MAGVGLFSPARSRMGVGVLTLGPRAGRTGWSATGEDIKAQASAFRQQQGFSAEAGGRKENIKKNRYKDILPYDQTRVVLNLCTDEGQTDYINASFIQGVNNKRCYIATQGPLPHTVLDFWRMIWEYEVKVIVMACREVEMGKKKCERYWPLKQEPLQIGPFSIIQIKEQELNPDVIVRTLSVSFQNEERPLTHFQYVAWPDRGIPDNYSHFLEMIEHVRLKQGDDPAPICVHCSAGCGRTGVICILEHVRHLLLQQSIPPNFSIFDIVLAMRKQRPSAVQTLEQYEFLFHAVAEMFRAALATAKYENLKQNQLPLYDDAVSLRRPAPLNKHNSVLRSISVPSEPTPDLPPKMSDTYAVVNKFRRGGGPAAASSQETRPGGGSPEWSPIDPSGFGGLQASYSLPGSPVKRLPPSPSCKYTPHSTSAGDTSPRDPPSPCPSPGRGKTLLHTTKPAGFVASPQKKASSSPRLESTDSYEAVDPSPGRGCSPLASPGNGLGYNFRIGKPKGPRDPPAEWTRL, encoded by the exons ATGGCAGGGGTGGGGTTGTTTTCTCCTGCCCGTTCCAGGATGGGCGTGGGTGTGCTCACGCTGGGTCCCAGAGCTGGCAGGACAGGCTGGTCCGCTACTGGCGAG GACATCAAGGCCCAAGCCAGCGCCTTCCGGCAGCAACAGGGGTTCTCCGCGGAGGCCGGGGGCAGGAAAGAGAACATCAAGAAGAACCGGTATAAAGACATCCTGCCAT ACGATCAGACCCGGGTCGTTCTGAATCTCTGCACGGACGAAGGGCAGACGGACTATATCAATGCCAGCTTCATCCAG GGGGTGAATAACAAGCGATGCTACATCGCGACCCAGGGGCCGCTGCCTCACACCGTCCTGGATTTCTGGCGCATGATTTGGGAGTACGAGGTGAAG gtAATTGTCATGGCCTGTCGGGAGGTGGAGATGGGGAAG AAAAAGTGTGAACGCTACTGGCCACTGAAGCAAGAACCGCTGCAAATCGGGCCCTTCTCCATCATCCAG ATCAAGGAGCAGGAGCTGAATCCAGACGTGATAGTCCGCACGCTGAGCGTCAGCTTCCAGAAC GAGGAGCGGCCCCTCACCCATTTCCAGTACGTGGCCTGGCCGGACCGCGGGATCCCGGACAATTACAGCCATTTCCTGGAGATGATTGAGCATGTGCGATTGAAACAGGGGGACGACCCAGCCCCCATCTGCGTGCACTGCag CGCTGGCTGTGGCCGGACCGGCGTGATCTGCATCTTGGAGCACGTGCGACACCTCCTCCTCCAACAG AGCATCCCCCCGAATTTCAGCATTTTCGACATCGTCCTAGCGATGAGAAAGCAGAGACCGTCGGCCGTCCAGACGCTG GAGCAGTACGAGTTCCTGTTCCACGCCGTGGCCGAGATGTTCCGCGCCGCCCTGGCCACCGCCAAGTACGAGAACCTCAAGCAG AACCAGCTGCCCCTGTACGACGACGCCGTGTCCCTGCGCCGCCCTGCGCCCCTCAACAAACACAACAGCGTCTTACG gagcATCTCGGTGCCGTCCGAGCCCACCCCGGACCTGCCCCCCAAGATGAGTGACACCTACGCGGTGGTGAACAAGTTCCGGCGGGGGGGCGGGCCGGCGGCGGCCTCCTCCCAGGAGACCAGGCCTGGCGGGGGCAGCCCCGAGTGGTCCCCCATCGACCCCAGCGGCTTCGGGGGGCTGCAGGCCAGCTACTCCCTGCCCGGGAGCCCCGTGAAAcgcctgccacccagccccagctgcaaaTACACCCCCCACTCCACCAGCGCAG GTGACACCAGCCCCCGGGACCCCCCttcgccctgccccagccctgggcgcgGGAAGACCCTGCTGCACACTACGAAACCCGCG GGTTTTGTGGCATCTCCCCAGAAGAAGG CCTCCAGCTCCCCCCGCCTTGAGTCTACGGACAGCTACGAGGCCGTGGACCCCTCCCCTGGAAGGGGCTGCAGCCCCCTCGCCTCCCCGGGCAACGGTCTCG gctATAACTTCCGCATTGGGAAGCCAAAGGGACCCCGCGACCCCCCAGCAGAGTGGACCCGGCTCTAG
- the PTPN18 gene encoding tyrosine-protein phosphatase non-receptor type 18 isoform X4 has protein sequence MCSCFPGCPAPEDIKAQASAFRQQQGFSAEAGGRKENIKKNRYKDILPYDQTRVVLNLCTDEGQTDYINASFIQGVNNKRCYIATQGPLPHTVLDFWRMIWEYEVKVIVMACREVEMGKKKCERYWPLKQEPLQIGPFSIIQIKEQELNPDVIVRTLSVSFQNEERPLTHFQYVAWPDRGIPDNYSHFLEMIEHVRLKQGDDPAPICVHCSAGCGRTGVICILEHVRHLLLQQSIPPNFSIFDIVLAMRKQRPSAVQTLEQYEFLFHAVAEMFRAALATAKYENLKQNQLPLYDDAVSLRRPAPLNKHNSVLRSISVPSEPTPDLPPKMSDTYAVVNKFRRGGGPAAASSQETRPGGGSPEWSPIDPSGFGGLQASYSLPGSPVKRLPPSPSCKYTPHSTSAGDTSPRDPPSPCPSPGRGKTLLHTTKPAGFVASPQKKASSSPRLESTDSYEAVDPSPGRGCSPLASPGNGLGYNFRIGKPKGPRDPPAEWTRL, from the exons ATGTGCAGCTGTTTCCccggctgccccgccccagag GACATCAAGGCCCAAGCCAGCGCCTTCCGGCAGCAACAGGGGTTCTCCGCGGAGGCCGGGGGCAGGAAAGAGAACATCAAGAAGAACCGGTATAAAGACATCCTGCCAT ACGATCAGACCCGGGTCGTTCTGAATCTCTGCACGGACGAAGGGCAGACGGACTATATCAATGCCAGCTTCATCCAG GGGGTGAATAACAAGCGATGCTACATCGCGACCCAGGGGCCGCTGCCTCACACCGTCCTGGATTTCTGGCGCATGATTTGGGAGTACGAGGTGAAG gtAATTGTCATGGCCTGTCGGGAGGTGGAGATGGGGAAG AAAAAGTGTGAACGCTACTGGCCACTGAAGCAAGAACCGCTGCAAATCGGGCCCTTCTCCATCATCCAG ATCAAGGAGCAGGAGCTGAATCCAGACGTGATAGTCCGCACGCTGAGCGTCAGCTTCCAGAAC GAGGAGCGGCCCCTCACCCATTTCCAGTACGTGGCCTGGCCGGACCGCGGGATCCCGGACAATTACAGCCATTTCCTGGAGATGATTGAGCATGTGCGATTGAAACAGGGGGACGACCCAGCCCCCATCTGCGTGCACTGCag CGCTGGCTGTGGCCGGACCGGCGTGATCTGCATCTTGGAGCACGTGCGACACCTCCTCCTCCAACAG AGCATCCCCCCGAATTTCAGCATTTTCGACATCGTCCTAGCGATGAGAAAGCAGAGACCGTCGGCCGTCCAGACGCTG GAGCAGTACGAGTTCCTGTTCCACGCCGTGGCCGAGATGTTCCGCGCCGCCCTGGCCACCGCCAAGTACGAGAACCTCAAGCAG AACCAGCTGCCCCTGTACGACGACGCCGTGTCCCTGCGCCGCCCTGCGCCCCTCAACAAACACAACAGCGTCTTACG gagcATCTCGGTGCCGTCCGAGCCCACCCCGGACCTGCCCCCCAAGATGAGTGACACCTACGCGGTGGTGAACAAGTTCCGGCGGGGGGGCGGGCCGGCGGCGGCCTCCTCCCAGGAGACCAGGCCTGGCGGGGGCAGCCCCGAGTGGTCCCCCATCGACCCCAGCGGCTTCGGGGGGCTGCAGGCCAGCTACTCCCTGCCCGGGAGCCCCGTGAAAcgcctgccacccagccccagctgcaaaTACACCCCCCACTCCACCAGCGCAG GTGACACCAGCCCCCGGGACCCCCCttcgccctgccccagccctgggcgcgGGAAGACCCTGCTGCACACTACGAAACCCGCG GGTTTTGTGGCATCTCCCCAGAAGAAGG CCTCCAGCTCCCCCCGCCTTGAGTCTACGGACAGCTACGAGGCCGTGGACCCCTCCCCTGGAAGGGGCTGCAGCCCCCTCGCCTCCCCGGGCAACGGTCTCG gctATAACTTCCGCATTGGGAAGCCAAAGGGACCCCGCGACCCCCCAGCAGAGTGGACCCGGCTCTAG
- the PTPN18 gene encoding tyrosine-protein phosphatase non-receptor type 18 isoform X5, producing MIWEYEVKVIVMACREVEMGKKKCERYWPLKQEPLQIGPFSIIQIKEQELNPDVIVRTLSVSFQNEERPLTHFQYVAWPDRGIPDNYSHFLEMIEHVRLKQGDDPAPICVHCSAGCGRTGVICILEHVRHLLLQQSIPPNFSIFDIVLAMRKQRPSAVQTLEQYEFLFHAVAEMFRAALATAKYENLKQNQLPLYDDAVSLRRPAPLNKHNSVLRSISVPSEPTPDLPPKMSDTYAVVNKFRRGGGPAAASSQETRPGGGSPEWSPIDPSGFGGLQASYSLPGSPVKRLPPSPSCKYTPHSTSAGDTSPRDPPSPCPSPGRGKTLLHTTKPAGFVASPQKKASSSPRLESTDSYEAVDPSPGRGCSPLASPGNGLGYNFRIGKPKGPRDPPAEWTRL from the exons ATGATTTGGGAGTACGAGGTGAAG gtAATTGTCATGGCCTGTCGGGAGGTGGAGATGGGGAAG AAAAAGTGTGAACGCTACTGGCCACTGAAGCAAGAACCGCTGCAAATCGGGCCCTTCTCCATCATCCAG ATCAAGGAGCAGGAGCTGAATCCAGACGTGATAGTCCGCACGCTGAGCGTCAGCTTCCAGAAC GAGGAGCGGCCCCTCACCCATTTCCAGTACGTGGCCTGGCCGGACCGCGGGATCCCGGACAATTACAGCCATTTCCTGGAGATGATTGAGCATGTGCGATTGAAACAGGGGGACGACCCAGCCCCCATCTGCGTGCACTGCag CGCTGGCTGTGGCCGGACCGGCGTGATCTGCATCTTGGAGCACGTGCGACACCTCCTCCTCCAACAG AGCATCCCCCCGAATTTCAGCATTTTCGACATCGTCCTAGCGATGAGAAAGCAGAGACCGTCGGCCGTCCAGACGCTG GAGCAGTACGAGTTCCTGTTCCACGCCGTGGCCGAGATGTTCCGCGCCGCCCTGGCCACCGCCAAGTACGAGAACCTCAAGCAG AACCAGCTGCCCCTGTACGACGACGCCGTGTCCCTGCGCCGCCCTGCGCCCCTCAACAAACACAACAGCGTCTTACG gagcATCTCGGTGCCGTCCGAGCCCACCCCGGACCTGCCCCCCAAGATGAGTGACACCTACGCGGTGGTGAACAAGTTCCGGCGGGGGGGCGGGCCGGCGGCGGCCTCCTCCCAGGAGACCAGGCCTGGCGGGGGCAGCCCCGAGTGGTCCCCCATCGACCCCAGCGGCTTCGGGGGGCTGCAGGCCAGCTACTCCCTGCCCGGGAGCCCCGTGAAAcgcctgccacccagccccagctgcaaaTACACCCCCCACTCCACCAGCGCAG GTGACACCAGCCCCCGGGACCCCCCttcgccctgccccagccctgggcgcgGGAAGACCCTGCTGCACACTACGAAACCCGCG GGTTTTGTGGCATCTCCCCAGAAGAAGG CCTCCAGCTCCCCCCGCCTTGAGTCTACGGACAGCTACGAGGCCGTGGACCCCTCCCCTGGAAGGGGCTGCAGCCCCCTCGCCTCCCCGGGCAACGGTCTCG gctATAACTTCCGCATTGGGAAGCCAAAGGGACCCCGCGACCCCCCAGCAGAGTGGACCCGGCTCTAG